The Vitis riparia cultivar Riparia Gloire de Montpellier isolate 1030 chromosome 3, EGFV_Vit.rip_1.0, whole genome shotgun sequence genome includes a region encoding these proteins:
- the LOC117911472 gene encoding ferredoxin--nitrite reductase, chloroplastic, translating to MASISVPFLSQAPTHLSNSTSLRLKTRISATPTPTPTPTTVAPSSTAAVDASRMEPRVEERGGYWVLKEKFREGINPQEKVKIEKDPMKLFIEDGFNELASMSFEEIEKSKHTKDDIDVRLKWLGLFHRRKHQYGRFMMRLKLPNGVTSSAQSHYLASAIRQYGKEGCADVTTRQNWQIRGVVLPDVPEILKGLSEVGLTSLQSGMDNVRNPVGNPLAGIDPHEIVDTRPYTNLLSQFITANARGNTAFTNLPRKWNVCVVGSHDLYEHPHINDLAYMPATKKGRFGFNLLVGGFFSPKRCADAIPLDAWVPADDVVPVCQAVLEAYRDLGTRGNRQKTRMMWLIDELGIDQFRAEVVKRMPQQELERSSSEDLVQKQWERRDYLGVHPQKQEGFSFVGIHIPVGRVQADDMDELARLADEYGSGELRLTVEQNIIIPNVENSRLEALLKEPLLRDRFSPEPPILMKGLVACTGNQFCGQAIIETKARALKVTEEVGRLVSVTQPVRMHWTGCPNSCGQVQVADIGFMGCMTRDENGKACEGADVFLGGRIGSDCHLGEVYKKRVPCKDLVPLVAEILVNHFGGVLREREEEAED from the exons ATGGCTTCTATCTCTGTTCCTTTCCTCTCTCAGGCACCCACCCACCTTTCAAACTCCACTTCTCTCCGTCTCAAAACCAGGATCTCTGCCACCCCGACTCCGACTCCAACTCCAACCACGGTTGCGCCGTCGTCCACGGCGGCAGTGGACGCCTCCAGGATGGAGCCCAGGGTGGAGGAGAGAGGGGGTTACTGGGTTTTGAAGGAGAAGTTCAGGGAAGGTATAAATCCGCAGGAGAAGGTGAAGATTGAGAAGGATCCTATGAAGCTCTTCATAGAAGATGGGTTCAATGAGCTGGCCAGCatgtcttttgaagaaattgaaaagTCTAAGCATACTAAGGATGATATTGATGTGAGGCTCAAGTGGCTTGGACTGTTTCATAGGAGGAAGCATCAAT ATGGTAGATTTATGATGAGATTGAAGCTGCCAAATGGGGTGACATCAAGTGCACAATCTCATTACCTGGCCAGTGCAATAAGGCAATACGGGAAGGAGGGATGTGCTGATGTGACTACGCGGCAAAACTGGCAAATTCGAGGTGTGGTACTGCCTGATGTGCCTGAAATACTAAAGGGTCTTTCAGAGGTTGGTTTGACGAGCCTGCAGAGTGGCATGGACAATGTGAGGAATCCTGTTGGAAATCCTCTTGCAGGCATTGACCCTCATGAGATTGTTGATACACGACCTTACACCAACTTGTTATCCCAATTCATTACTGCTAATGCTCGTGGGAATACAGCCTTCACTAACTT GCCGAGGAAGTGGAATGTGTGTGTTGTAGGCTCCCATGATCTCTATGAGCATCCCCACATCAATGATCTGGCGTACATGCCTGCCACAAAGAAAGGAAGATTTGGATTCAATCTGCTAGTAGGCGGGTTCTTTAGTCCCAAACGTTGTGCTGATGCTATTCCTCTCGATGCCTGGGTCCCTGCCGACGATGTCGTCCCAGTTTGTCAAGCAGTACTAGAGGCTTACAGGGATCTTGGTACCAGAGGAAACCGCCAAAAGACAAGAATGATGTGGTTAATTGATGAGCTG GGCATAGACCAGTTCCGGGCAGAGGTGGTGAAAAGAATGCCCCAACAAGAGCTGGAAAGATCATCTTCTGAAGACCTGGTTCAGAAGCAATGGGAGAGGAGAGATTACCTTGGTGTCCATCCCCAGAAACAGGAAGGCTTTAGCTTTGTGGGTATTCACATTCCAGTGGGTCGAGTCCAGGCAGATGACATGGACGAGCTAGCTCGATTGGCAGACGAATATGGCTCAGGCGAGCTCCGGCTCACTGTAGAGCAGAACATCATAATTCCCAATGTGGAGAACTCAAGACTTGAAGCCTTGCTCAAAGAGCCTCTCTTGAGAGACAGATTCTCTCCGGAGCCTCCTATTCTCATGAAAGGCTTGGTGGCCTGCACCGGCAATCAGTTTTGTGGACAGGCCATTATCGAGACCAAGGCCAGAGCATTGAAGGTGACGGAGGAGGTGGGGCGGCTGGTTTCAGTGACCCAGCCAGTGAGGATGCACTGGACCGGCTGCCCAAACTCCTGCGGCCAGGTGCAGGTGGCGGATATCGGATTCATGGGGTGCATGACAAGGGACGAGAATGGGAAGGCTTGTGAAGGGGCAGATGTATTCTTAGGAGGTAGAATTGGAAGCGACTGTCATTTGGGAGAGGTTTATAAGAAGCGTGTTCCTTGCAAAGACTTGGTGCCCTTGGTTGCTGAAATTTTGGTAAATCACTTTGGAGGAGTCCTCAGGGAGAGGGAAGAAGAAGCTGAAGACTGA